In Prochlorococcus marinus str. GP2, a single window of DNA contains:
- a CDS encoding sodium:solute symporter — translation MFLKSLNIFSLQNKDIFSNSLLISSFGFLIIFFCLIFGRKLKLAVQLERFGLPIAVLSGILGISVGPFGAIHFLPKETINVWSKFPTPLLSLVFATLMMGRPIPNINGLVKPIFNQFLLALSLGFGQFFIGGLVVKYFLPPSMETNPLMGCLIEVGFEGGHGAASIIGESFNRLGFPNGLDLGLAMATMGLLSSSLLGSIFIFLGRTLGLSDKEEISEKKNLEEKTKIGILADLRILIVNLGFSGLAIFFGVLLIKYLKYISSYFGDFSKEIIFSLPVFPFILIGSLLIRYVLEKTKNTEFISNILQREIGILSTDLLIFTAMASLDIEVVFDNWVLILVFTIFGLFWNLICIAFFAYFIFDDYWFEKSLIEFGNSTGVVASGLLLLRLADPKNISKTLPIFTSKQLFAQLILSGGLFTVLAPLMISKIGLDYWTEICALITFTILFIALIFNKVEMKKFQ, via the coding sequence GATTTTTGGGAGGAAACTAAAACTAGCTGTTCAGCTCGAAAGGTTTGGACTCCCCATAGCAGTTTTGTCTGGAATTTTAGGTATATCTGTAGGCCCATTTGGAGCGATACACTTTTTGCCAAAAGAAACAATAAATGTTTGGAGTAAATTTCCTACTCCTCTTTTATCATTGGTCTTCGCAACTTTAATGATGGGTAGACCTATCCCAAATATCAATGGTTTAGTTAAACCAATTTTCAATCAATTTTTGCTCGCTCTTTCTCTAGGTTTCGGACAATTTTTCATTGGCGGTCTAGTTGTTAAATATTTTTTGCCTCCATCTATGGAAACTAATCCTTTAATGGGATGTTTGATCGAGGTGGGTTTTGAGGGAGGGCATGGAGCTGCATCTATCATCGGTGAGAGTTTTAATAGACTAGGTTTTCCAAATGGTTTAGATCTTGGTCTGGCTATGGCAACCATGGGACTTTTATCGTCTTCATTATTAGGCAGCATTTTTATTTTTCTTGGAAGAACTTTAGGTCTTTCAGATAAAGAGGAAATTTCTGAAAAAAAAAATTTAGAAGAAAAAACTAAGATAGGAATTCTTGCGGATTTAAGAATTTTGATAGTAAATCTTGGATTTTCTGGTCTTGCAATTTTTTTTGGTGTTTTACTAATTAAATATTTAAAGTATATTTCAAGTTATTTTGGTGATTTTTCGAAGGAAATTATTTTTTCATTACCAGTATTCCCTTTTATCCTTATAGGTTCCCTCCTTATTAGATATGTTTTAGAGAAAACCAAAAATACAGAATTTATTTCAAATATTCTGCAAAGGGAGATTGGTATTTTATCCACAGACTTATTGATTTTTACAGCTATGGCAAGTTTAGATATTGAAGTTGTTTTTGATAATTGGGTACTTATTTTAGTGTTTACTATTTTCGGTTTATTTTGGAATTTAATCTGCATTGCTTTTTTCGCATACTTTATTTTTGACGATTATTGGTTTGAAAAAAGTTTGATTGAGTTTGGGAATTCTACAGGAGTAGTAGCTTCTGGGTTGCTTCTTTTAAGGCTTGCGGATCCTAAAAATATTTCTAAGACCTTACCTATTTTTACATCAAAACAGTTATTCGCTCAGTTAATTCTTTCGGGGGGATTATTCACAGTTCTTGCACCATTAATGATTTCTAAAATTGGGTTGGACTATTGGACAGAAATTTGTGCTCTAATTACGTTCACAATACTTTTTATTGCATTGATTTTTAATAAAGTAGAGATGAAAAAGTTTCAATAA
- a CDS encoding SDR family NAD(P)-dependent oxidoreductase → MRTILISGASRGIGLNIAHKELKEGNRISVGIRDLESLKGSVIDPNKWPKGKIIINYYDALKKITAQNWIKNTLHEFGGFDTVINCSGVLSKVPFLYKDGDEEDILNTLNINFLAIWNLCRLSWDHLCNSGRGRIIVLVSMSGKRSKGDLAAYSSSKFALMGLCQTMKNKGWDKNIRVSAICPSWVNTKMAQNISSLDKSSMTQPEDIAEICSTILKLPTQSVPFEIALNCNYEI, encoded by the coding sequence ATGAGAACCATACTAATAAGTGGAGCCAGTAGAGGTATTGGACTAAATATTGCACATAAAGAATTAAAAGAAGGCAATAGAATTAGTGTTGGCATAAGAGATTTAGAATCATTAAAAGGAAGCGTTATTGATCCAAATAAATGGCCAAAAGGGAAGATTATAATCAATTACTATGATGCATTAAAAAAAATTACAGCCCAAAATTGGATAAAGAATACCTTACATGAATTTGGAGGATTTGATACAGTAATAAATTGTTCTGGAGTATTATCGAAAGTTCCTTTCTTATACAAGGATGGTGATGAAGAAGATATTTTAAATACATTAAATATCAATTTTTTGGCAATTTGGAATTTATGTAGGCTTTCTTGGGATCATTTATGTAATTCAGGCAGAGGTAGAATTATTGTTTTAGTTTCAATGAGTGGGAAAAGATCTAAAGGCGATTTAGCCGCTTATTCTTCTTCAAAGTTTGCTTTGATGGGATTATGCCAAACTATGAAAAATAAAGGTTGGGATAAAAATATAAGGGTTTCAGCAATTTGCCCAAGCTGGGTTAATACAAAAATGGCCCAAAATATTTCTTCCTTAGACAAATCAAGCATGACACAACCCGAAGATATTGCTGAAATATGCTCAACTATTCTGAAGTTACCTACCCAATCAGTTCCATTTGAAATTGCCTTAAATTGTAATTATGAAATTTAA
- the crtL gene encoding lycopene beta cyclase translates to MSKENLPDVLVLGAGPAGMAIASALGKENLDVEVLSPNGPDEPWPNTYGIWGKEVDQLGLQDLLEYRWKNTVSFFGHGALEEQDDENKATEHSLDYGLFDKKKLHNYWFNECNKSLIKWHQGFANKIHFEKNKSTVTTKDGKTYSARLVVDATGYDPVFLKLKSCGPLAVQTCYGIVGNFSKPPLKKGQFVLMDYRNDHLNDEQKKEPPTFLYAMDMGDGKYFLEETSLGLVNPLTMENLKERLEKRLSYRNISITSMQHEELGLFLPMNMPIPDFKQQILGYGGAASMVHPASGYLIGNVLRRAPLVAKAVSEAIKNKNLSTYHIARKGWETLWSKELIRKKSLYQFGLEKLMRFDEKLLREFFGSFFQLPKNQWYGFLTDTLSLKEIVYAMCIMFIKAPWSVKRGLMIMHGREFKMLLRIIFPNI, encoded by the coding sequence ATGTCAAAAGAAAATTTGCCAGATGTTCTTGTTTTGGGTGCAGGGCCTGCAGGTATGGCAATTGCCTCAGCTTTAGGGAAGGAAAATTTAGATGTTGAAGTGCTTTCTCCAAATGGACCAGATGAACCTTGGCCAAACACATATGGCATTTGGGGGAAAGAAGTTGATCAACTTGGGCTTCAGGATTTACTTGAATATAGATGGAAGAATACTGTAAGTTTTTTTGGGCATGGCGCTTTAGAAGAACAGGACGACGAGAATAAAGCAACGGAACATTCACTAGATTATGGACTATTTGATAAGAAGAAACTCCACAATTATTGGTTTAATGAATGCAATAAGTCTCTTATTAAATGGCATCAAGGCTTTGCGAACAAAATACATTTTGAAAAAAACAAAAGTACAGTAACTACAAAAGATGGCAAGACTTACTCTGCAAGATTAGTAGTAGATGCAACAGGATATGATCCTGTTTTTCTTAAATTAAAATCATGTGGTCCCTTAGCAGTCCAAACTTGTTATGGGATAGTAGGTAATTTTAGTAAACCTCCACTTAAGAAAGGGCAGTTTGTATTAATGGACTATAGAAATGATCATCTTAACGATGAGCAAAAAAAAGAACCGCCCACTTTTCTTTATGCCATGGATATGGGTGATGGGAAATATTTTCTTGAAGAGACATCTCTTGGTTTAGTAAATCCTCTAACAATGGAAAATTTAAAAGAGAGACTAGAGAAGAGGCTTTCTTATCGAAATATATCTATCACAAGCATGCAACATGAAGAGCTTGGCTTATTTCTCCCTATGAATATGCCAATCCCAGATTTCAAACAACAAATACTTGGATATGGTGGTGCTGCTTCAATGGTACATCCTGCATCTGGATATTTAATTGGTAATGTTTTAAGAAGAGCTCCACTTGTCGCTAAGGCAGTCTCAGAAGCAATTAAAAACAAAAATCTAAGTACCTATCATATTGCTAGAAAAGGTTGGGAAACTTTGTGGTCAAAAGAATTAATTCGGAAGAAGTCACTTTACCAATTTGGATTAGAAAAACTCATGAGATTTGACGAGAAACTATTGAGAGAATTTTTTGGAAGTTTTTTCCAACTACCTAAAAATCAATGGTATGGTTTTTTAACTGATACACTTTCCTTAAAAGAGATTGTATATGCGATGTGCATAATGTTTATAAAGGCTCCATGGAGTGTAAAAAGAGGTCTTATGATTATGCATGGTAGAGAATTTAAAATGTTACTTAGGATAATATTTCCAAACATATAA
- a CDS encoding GIY-YIG nuclease family protein, whose product MSGYVYLIRVGDLYRIGKTENLEKKIKKLKPDELLTSIMTKEPETLEARLLRKYKSQRIPETGYLKLSKRQIRECKKQFELKGNLPHTLDAEVSITLFASFLLFSLSSVIFNYLNFGFVKSISYSFGMASLPMIMLFITGSFGGYFSEDLSLFSLLTNRIKGLFIAIAMLSMAYLIFNLG is encoded by the coding sequence ATGTCGGGATATGTTTACCTCATTAGAGTAGGAGACCTTTATAGAATTGGGAAAACTGAGAATCTTGAAAAGAAAATTAAGAAATTAAAACCAGACGAATTATTAACATCAATTATGACAAAGGAGCCAGAAACTCTTGAAGCAAGGTTACTTAGAAAGTATAAATCTCAACGAATTCCTGAAACTGGTTACTTAAAGCTTTCTAAAAGACAAATTAGAGAATGTAAAAAGCAATTTGAACTAAAGGGAAATTTGCCTCACACTTTAGATGCTGAAGTTTCCATAACTCTATTTGCATCTTTTTTATTGTTTTCATTAAGTTCCGTTATTTTTAATTATTTAAATTTTGGATTTGTAAAATCTATATCTTATTCTTTCGGAATGGCCTCACTACCAATGATAATGTTATTTATTACAGGTAGTTTTGGGGGATACTTTTCTGAAGATTTATCTCTTTTTTCATTGTTAACTAATCGAATAAAAGGTTTATTTATTGCAATTGCAATGCTTTCCATGGCTTACTTAATTTTCAATTTAGGTTAA
- a CDS encoding glutathione S-transferase: MTTDILYSFRRCPYAIRVRWALLICELKVEIREIDLKNKPLDFLNKSKTKTVPILIKKNSEVIEESLEIILWALSESSKQNVALTYFPDDKKEDIFEIINENDNEFKYHLDRFKYAARYQDSNEEFHFRKAIIFINRWNELLAENKYFYGDNPTIADWSIWPFVRQFKIACESQKRTNYLKPSIKNWLDSFESNIKFKSLMYKYELWAPNSGKNYFPFN; the protein is encoded by the coding sequence ATGACAACCGATATTTTATATTCATTTCGAAGATGTCCATACGCAATTCGTGTTAGATGGGCCCTATTGATTTGTGAATTAAAAGTAGAGATAAGAGAAATTGATCTAAAAAATAAACCACTAGATTTTTTGAATAAATCAAAGACAAAAACAGTTCCAATACTCATAAAAAAAAATAGTGAGGTTATTGAAGAAAGTCTTGAAATCATCCTATGGGCACTCTCAGAGTCAAGTAAGCAAAACGTTGCCTTAACATATTTTCCTGATGATAAGAAGGAAGATATTTTTGAAATAATTAATGAAAACGATAACGAATTCAAATATCATTTAGATCGATTCAAATATGCCGCAAGATATCAGGATAGTAATGAAGAATTTCATTTCAGAAAGGCGATTATTTTTATTAATAGATGGAATGAACTTCTTGCAGAAAACAAATACTTTTATGGAGATAACCCGACAATCGCTGATTGGTCTATTTGGCCTTTTGTAAGACAATTTAAAATCGCTTGTGAAAGTCAAAAAAGAACAAATTATTTAAAACCGTCAATAAAAAACTGGTTAGATTCCTTTGAAAGTAATATAAAATTTAAATCTTTAATGTATAAATATGAATTATGGGCACCAAATTCTGGAAAAAATTATTTCCCCTTTAATTAA